The segment AACCTCTATAATACTCCACTCTTTTCCTTCTTCTATCCATGCAGAACCTCTGTTATACATCGTTCCATCATTCTGTCCATCCGTCTGCAGAGAAGAAACCATTATCCATACAGAgaaccattccagagaaccatGCATTCTGAATGTTTACAGTTATATATACAGGAGGTATATGGCCGTTGGAGAACCATTTGTAAGGAACACAGGACTCTGTGAGAGCTGTGAGAGCTGTCTGTGGAGTCAGGCTGGAatctcacctgttccctctgcGGGCTGTGATACAGCTCCTGAGCAATCAGCCCGTCGCCAGTCGTCTGTAATGGCTGCTGAAAGGCTCTGAGAAGCTCTCCAGCATGTTTTTATTAATGTGGTTTTATGCTCTTCACTGCAGAGCTGGACTAATGTGTCTGTTGCTTTTGCTTGTTGAGGCTGTTAATTAGTCTTTAATTTACCCAGAGTTCTTATTAGCACGGTGCAGTAAATGCTGTCTGGCTGAACGGCAGTGTGTGGTGAAAAACATGAttatcacatatatatatatatattgatatgtAGTAACATACAGGATATGTGatcattacatatatacatactgatatataatacatacggGGACGTGatcattacatatatacatacttatATCTAATACATACAGGACATGTGATCATTACATATATAGATACtgatatattatacatacaggATATGTGatcattacatatatacatacttatAGATAGTAAATACGGGATATGTGatcattacatatatacatacctatatataatacatacggGACGTGatcattacatatatacatacttatATCTAATACATACAGGACATGTGATCATTACATATATAGATACtgatatattatacatacaggATATGTGatcattacatatatacatactgatatataatacatacaggaTATGTGatcattacatatatacatacctatatgtaatatatacgGGGACATgtgatcatttacatatatacatactgatatataatacatacaggaCATGTGatcattacatatatacatatgtgtatatatataatatgggtCACATGATTATATATAGATACTTActtgtatataatacatatagaacacattatacacatatacagtagGTACTTGCATATTAGCAATACATACGGCACATTATTACGCATGGatgcttacatatatataatatttatggaACAGATTATTGCGTATtgatattattacatataggtgcttatatatataacatatatggGACATATTTCTGACCCCACATTCTAAAAACAAACCAATGGATAGTTGTGTTTTGggcatatttttaatatattgatttttttgtatATGTTTCAGAAGCTTGCGGCCCTCCCTCTGAGCACAGCGACACTGAGAAGGATCGACGGACCCCAGAACCAACCAGAACCAGCGAGAGTGATTTAAAGGAagactgggatttttttttctcaatgtCATTTGGACTGTTTACACGCCCTGAATGGTTTCAAAAGATTCGCTGAAGACTCAAGACTATTCTGAAGAGTATTTTGAAGGTCTTCtgctattttatatatttttcgcCCATCTCTTTTTAAAACTGGTGGAATAAGAGAGTTTTCTTCACCTTCGTGGTGATTGAGCCATACCTACAATGTTATCTCGGCCGACGCCGACGTTTGTGAATCGCGCGTTGAATTATTTACAGCCTGACCAAGAGGGCCGTCAAGATTAGCGCGATCGCTCGCGGGACTGCCTCGAAGATAAGCCTCCGGAAACATGAGCAGCCATTTGTGTTGACTCTATGGTTGGTCAGATGTGCGGTGAGAGTGGCCTCTAAAGGGCTGTGTGGTCAAAATGATTCCCCATCACACTGACCTTAACCATTCCAAAGATCTCACCACCCTACGTAGTCCTCTAAAGACGTAGATCAGCACAAGACCTAGCGACGTCGCGGTAATGCCGTTAACAGAGTCGATACTTACGCTCTTTTAAATACGTGAGAAATTTGCATTCAGGGAGTTTTACTAAAGACTTAAGTGCCACTGCTGACTATAACGAGTGCCCGGTATTGTCTCGTAAAGATGTCGTACAGAAGTCGTACGGAAGACGGCCACGGCGACGACGACTACAACAAGCCAGAAACATTAGTTTACATTTTACGGTGTTTACAGTTGACCTTAAGTGAGATTATTCATCTTAATAAGTGCCGAAACGGGGGAGGGTATACTTAACGAACACAGCGTAAAGCCTTCCGAAGTCACACGACGTTTGATGTAACTCAATTAATAAGCGAAGCCATCGTTACTCTTCAGGCGTAAAATAGCACTTTTCTTCGGTTTTGTCACAAGGTGGATGAAGGAACGTCTAACGTCGCCTCAAAGGACGTAGAACCGGTTGGCATCTTGATTGTTTGCGTTCCAAAGCGTCCAACCATCAGAGCACGTCGTAGACCCCCTCCTCCCTTTGCACATCCCCCTCCTTCTCGTCCCAGGCGTTAATTTATGGACTGTTTTGATACGTACTCAAACCTCCAGGCCCGTCACTTGCTCGTCTCCCATGCGGCTCCCCTGAGGAGGTCTGTTTGGAAGGAGGATTCTGGGTTCTTCGTTGTGTGACGGGGTTGAGTCAGCGAGAGAAAATAGCCATGTTTAGTCACAAAAAGATCACCATGCCCACCTTGGGAGCTGGAGTGTGTGTCACCCTCTGCTTCCTGCTAATCTCCGCGCCCCTGATCGCAAGGTCGGCCGGCGCGGCGGACCCCATGAGAGCCAGAAACGTGCCCAGGAGGCCCACCAGCGCCCCCACCGTCAGCCCCAGGCCCAGCAGCTGGGGGTTCCTGCTGCAAGCCAGGGGTGGGAGGAAGGGCCTACTGGGACGACAGAGGTCGACGCTCGTCACGGCGGAGACGCCGCCCCGGCCCCAAGCCCAGGTCATGCTGTCCAAGAACGATACGGCCAATGCCTTGAAACCACCGCTCGGGGCGGCCCAGGTGGCTCCGCCCCCCCGCCGGCTGGTGGAGGTGGACGTGTGCCGCGGCTACTACGACGTAATGGGTCAGTACGACCTGACCTTCAACTGCTCCAAGGACGACTTCATCTACTGCTGCGGGACGTGCCACTACCGCTTCTGCTGCCCGGACCGCTCGCGCCGCCTGGACCAGAACATCTGCCACAACTACCACTCTCCAGTCTGGGCCAACACGGCGCCGCCGGGCACCAAGCCCCCAAACCACATCCCCGACCCCGACCTCAGCCGCATCGAGCAGAGCAACAACACCATCTACGTCATCGGAGGGGTCATTTCCTTCACGGTGGCCGTGGCCGTAGCCATTAAGGTGGCTTTTCACAAGGCCTCGCGGCAGCCCCGCAACAGGGAGCTCAATATGCCCAGGTGATCCCCcttcgattgtattagctagcctAGCATGCTTCTGGTTAGGCGGCCGAGTTGCCGGTGCtggtgccggccaacatcgctttaaaagtggtgaggggagagagcgccatctacccacccggagagagacCGGCTGAGCCGTATTAGTATATAACTGAAATATAATGAAAATCACTCATATCTACATTATTAGTTGTAATAATGCAGAATAAAtcctttttaccaccctgttatgctaTACATTATTGAGCGACCTAAATTAACTAATTTAAATGTGAGCTTAATTCATTCAATAAtgatttaaaattaaatataagcGTGTGATTGGAAGCACCTTGATTCATTTGGGTTCTagatttattatgtttattaatttaataagagtttaaagagtttaGAGTTTAAAGTGAggttttataaaataataaatgctaAATATCACAAATTCAGCCCCTTTTCACGCTACTTTGTTGCAGTAGAAATCTCTTAAATGTGTTTATCAGTCTATCAGCCCAGCTGCATGTTGGGTAATGGACATTTTAGGTGCTATAGGTtctgtaattactgtaattacagactaaaaaGCACTGAATTATCTGCATAACAAGGTGGTAACAAAGTGtttgcagttagcaccatgctaattatgaatatattcagtataattatgaatcattcagtatctattatgtatcatttagtatccactatgaattattcagtatccactatgaatcatttagtatccactatgaatcatttagtatctattatgaatcatttagtatccactatgaatcatttagtatccactatgaattattcagtatccactatgaagcattcagtatctattatgtatcatttagtatccactataaatcatttagtatccactacaaATGGCTATTTAATAACAGGGTTTGCAGGACTAGCGCTCCAGGATTCTGTGCCGCTGGATTCTGGATAAGGGATGAACTGATCATGTCAGGATGCTTTTAATCTCGTTCTCAGCCTCTGTTTTCTCATCTCTCTCCGCTGGCGTGTGTTGGCAGGGCTCTGGTGGACATGCTGCGCCACCAGTCCAGCCCCGTCCAGCAGGGCGAGCGAAACAACAGCGTGGCTCTGGGCAccgaaagagaaggaggaggaggaggacagggAACCCTCGGACGACCACCCAAAAACCTGTATCCAACCCTGCAGAGCAAAGACAACCGACGTAAGTGGAAAAGGCGACGGAATCAATCCTTTAAACTGTCTAATTactactgaattattcattctAATTATTCATGAATTATtaaggatccactatgaatcgttcaatatctactatgaatcattcaatatctactatgaatcattctctatccactataaatgattcagtatccactataaatgattcagtatccactatgaatcattcagtatccactttgaatcgttcagtatctactatgaatcattcagtatctactataaatcattcagtatccactatgaatcattcagtatccactatgaatcattcagtatccacgaTGAATCATTctctatccactatgaatcattcagtatctactatgaatcattctctatccactataaatgattcagtatccactatgaatcattcagtatccactatgaatcgttcagtatctactatgaatcgttcagtatctactataaatcattcggtatccactatgaatcgttcagtatctactatgaatcattcagtatccactatgaattattcagtatccactatgaatcattcagtatttactataaatcattctctatccactatgaatcatttagtaCCTACTGACACATTCAGTATTAAAtatgaatcatttagtatctactataattattcagtatcctttATGGATGTACTTGCATAAATGTGGAGAGCAGAATTCTGAGAGGAAACCCTTGGTGAGACGCCTCCTTCAGGAGTCTCCGAGTCGGAGGAGACGCTGATTTGATTTCAGACAGCTGCAGTATCTGACCCGGGGTGATGTCAGTTCGGGACAGCGATCTGCACGTTGGGTGCACATGGGGATTTTGATGCCCGGGAGTCCTGCAGCATATGCTTGCGATGCCTGCGGAGCCTGCTCAAAATTATTCATTAGTttctataaaaacaaaaagtacaAAATACTTCAGCTACATCATTTGTCCACTGGTCCACCGCACTCGGCCTCGGCCTTGCGTTGAATTAGGGACCAGTCTGAATGTATGCAATGCTAGCTGAGAACCTTCAGAAGCTCCTCCTTGCCGTGTGCAGAGTGTAGAGCAGCTTCCGTGGTGGGAGTGTGGCGTGATGCTGACCTGACATTTCCTCACATGCTAATCCCGTGTTCCTCTGTTTCTCAGTCGGGAATCTGCAGCACAACTTCATCCACACTTCAGGTTCCAGCCCCAAACACACCGCCACTATTGGTAAGTCAGCTCAGCCCACGACTCCCCACGACTCTCAGGGGCCGTATTACGGCCACAAAATTCTCTTGCGGTGTTAGTACATTTCACTCAATttgaaaaaatttaaaaatggaaagtttgggcactcctgGTCTGAATGTCtccttttatatattatatattttaatataatatttagttGATatttgaaagtaaaaaaaatgagtaaacacacacacttctgcacattttaatacccGGTTATTCTTTACTTGCTGAATTTAATTCAATAAAGcattaaatatttaacataatataaataaaatgatcttttttatataaatcaTGTCATATTTTAGTGACCTGAAGAGGACTGGGTCACTTATTAAGACTTATTAGGACATCTTCTTCAGTCTTCTCCCTTCAGCAGCTGTGCTAGGCAATAGAGCAATAGAGCAATAGGGCAATAGGGcaatagggctgggcgatacggtaaataaatattgtatatttaaagacaataTACACGATATTCAGACGTGATCGCAGACAAAATGCACTAatagtgatgtttatttttttgtctacatttatttctgattttgttattttcaattTTCCCCCCAAATTTGGATCAGCAGTTCCCCGTCCCGTTTATTAACTCCCTCCGGGACGGGTGCAGCCAGCCAGCGCCTCtggtttgtaatgaaacgtgcagtaGATGAGTGTTTAtcaagcactgacgatatcctcAAGAAGAGCATTCATCACCATACGATAATGGGGACGGGATGGGACGGGTACCCGGCTCCGATGCACccggccagcagacgccagtggcTGCGAAGGCCAGTtgcgctctctctgggcctcggctgccgatggctggCAGCATGAGCGGGATTCAAACCTGCGGCCCTCTGCTCATAGTGACCGCGCCTTAGTCCTTAATGTCATCTCAGCATGGGGTGCACAAAAATAAAAGCTCATGGCTGTATGTAAGTAAGTGTGGGCCTTTGATTGACGTGTTCATGCCCTTCTCCACAGAGCACGCTCCTCGCATGAACAACATGCAGCTGGCCACAGGCGGGACGCTGAAGCCCAGCAAGCACACCAACGCCATGAAGCCCCAGCCGTCCTTCCACCACTCGCTCCACAACCTGGCCCAGCTGCCTCCCTCCTACGAAGCCGCCATGAAGCCTGAAATGAACAGATACTCCTCCCTCAAACGCCTCGGTGAGTCTGCATGAGCACCTCCACTGAAAAGCACTGAATGTCCACAAATATCCAGACGCCCCCTTCTGATCCACGTAGCAACGAAAAGCACTGGCCGATAGAGCATAGCGCTTTAAGGCAGCCTCATATGACCCTGAGGTCCCCATGACCAACAGCAAGCATGGCCTAGAAggccagcattgggctgtggggtTCTTTGGAGCggtagagctccatccagtacctttgggatggagttggagtggcagtgacctcactgatgctcttgctCGGGaggctgtatgcaatcaaattctcatccCAGAAGTGTTCCGACATCTTAGGCGCTTTTACCACAGCAAGCGGGAACAACATCCCCGGTTAATAGGCTTGATTTCAGTaggatatatttatttatatggatatattattggacaaaagtatttggacacctgctcggtcacggtttcttctgaaatcaaggctattaaaaagagttgactgccgctactgtccaggaaagaagactttggaagattttggaggagcattgctgtgagaatttgattgcattcagacacaagagcgttagtgaggcgGCGTCAGTGTTGCAGAAGAATGTCAGGCAACTCTGAATGTTTGTTAAGGTCATTTTAATGAGGGCAGATTGCAGCAAGGCAGCCTCATTCTAGCGCAGACGCCTCCCGCCTTAAGGCTTCTCTCTGTAAACCGCctgggtggagagagagagagagggcgagagagagagagatacaggcaAAAAAGGGCAACATGATATTTGAAGACCCAGGCAAGTCGTGTTTCCGTGCCTCAGCGCACTGGAGCCTACATGCTAACCCTGTGTTCGTACCCACGTCTCGCCTGAAGCCGACAGACGGTGTTTCAGCACTCGCAGCACAATCGGCTTCACTGctaggcgctgtcactatgatcagagggtcgttggttcgaatcccggtcatgctgctagccatcggcagagCACAACtgggtacatttacatttacatttacggcatttagcagacgctcttatccagagcgacttacaaagtgctttgcagagccgagccgtacttgaagctggaagggctcttggtgcggatcggcttttgaccattgccatcaggtatggaggggctggctggtccgttcttggctttgtaggccagcgtcaggggtctgaatctgatgcgggcagcagctacaggaagccagtggagagaacgcagcagtggagagacatggctgaatttagggacattaaagatgacccgtgccgctgcattctggatcagctgcaggggcctgatggtgtgcagaggaagaccagccagaagagagctgcagtaatcaagtctggacgtgacgagagactgaacaagcacctgggtggcctctctagagaggaagggtggaattctccggatgttgtacaggagaaatctgcaggaccgagttacgtttgcaacatgacttgagaacgataactgatcatccatcactacaccaaggcttccagcttctgtagaaggagtgaccagtgagttctcaaaggtgatggcaagatcgtttcttggtccagcagttctgtccgagatgtacagcagctccgtcttgctggggttgagtttgaggtggtgagccgccatccaagaagagacgtcggcgaggcatgctgagatacgggtggagacctgtgtgtcagacggtgggaaagagagcatgagctgagtgtcgtcggcgtaacagtggtaagaggaTCCATGGGAGGAGATCACTTTACCatagaagaggaccaagaaccgagccttgtggaacgccagtggagagactacaagcaGCGGATGTGTCGAATTGTgaacacacacgcgcacacacacacacacacacacacacacactagtgatcaaacacacacagtggacatcGCTGTGGCGGCCAGGGAGCAAAGAAggcgaagggccttgctcaacgGCCCAGCAGCGGCAGCCTTACGCCCAACGTGGTGTCGTTggtgtcacgcaaaaaccttgcatctccattttagcCGTTTCTCACATTTTGagagttgttctttatactgtgtcagaatttcaggatgaacggaccaatagaaacgctccaaaaaaTCAGATTACTTTTACTTCTATTGAAAGTCTTGTGATGTTATATTTTTACCATCTCACCCAGCTCTGGTTACAGCAGTGTTCAGGACTTCAGTCCTCTGGGCCTCCAGACGGTCCACATTCAGACTCCCAGGGTGCATCCACTGGGCATGCAGTGTTCCTGATGGCCTGTTCAGGTGTGCTGGGCGAAATGTGGAACTTGTTGGAGGCCCTGAGGACTAGTTTAGGAACCACTGTGGTAAATAAAGTATGTGCTGGATTGTTGGCCTTAATAACATTCTTGGGCTATTAAAATCAAATGCTAAAAAGCTTtatgtacaataataataataataataataataataataataataacagtaaactAAAAGGTGCCTTTAGATGTTTTACACCCTATGCAGGGGGCcctgggtggtccagcggactaaggtgcGGTCACTGTGATCAGCggctgaggatcgctggttcgtatCCAGAGGCAATTGGTCTTGTTCTCTCGCTAGGGTGGGTAGTGGGGCATCTGCCGTCACTGGTGTCTGCTAGCGCGGGTGGGGGGGGTAATTTAGGTAATTGCCTAAAAAGTCAAGGtgaaaaatctgaaataaattcaaataaaaaaatgtgattATAAATAATAGATCGGAAATGCTTCTTTATAGCATCAACGAGGATTCTGCTGTCGGGCCATCACCAATAAACCCCTTTTCtcttacagtgtgtttaatattttgagtattttggcCAAAACTATATGTTTTTAAATCAATAatgatgtaataataataataataataatgaatttcTGTTCATATTATTAGAAATTCATGCAGTTATTTTAAAATCATCCACGGCTCTggtcgttattattattatctggaCTCGTCTAATGCGTCACACTGCTGTTTCTATATGACTGAAAATGTCTGGGTTCTTTACAGCGCTGAAAAGGGTTCTCTAACCTTGCCTTATAATATGactagtttattattattattaatgtgtattaataataataatattgctgATAATATAAGTAGctgttattataattaatattagtaatggtagtaatattactgtatgCTAATCAGCTTCAGTGGTCTAATTGGTATGTTTGGAtaattaattgaattaaaacttttttttttttttttttacttgcgccactgtccactgtgctggggcattatgggaaatgtagtgcctgtagtAAATTAGCATGGCACGTCCTGTAGTTCAGTGGTTTTAGTGGGCCACAGCAACAACTGGGTCTAGTGCTGCCCCGTTCTGTATAAAACCACTAAGGAACCTTCGGAGAACCCTATTTTCGGAGCGTATTTAGAACCAGATCTGTGATCATGAGTCTCATGAGCTGTAACTCCATCTGTTCTCCTTCACAGAAAAAGGAGGCCTGGAGGAATACTCCGGTTACTGCACCACCAAACGGAGACCCAACAACGCCCCCCCTTCCTTCCACTCCTCTCAGCACCACTTACCCTGGGGCGGTGACTACACCCTCGGGGGCCGGGGCACGCTCCCCACCCACGCCACCCGTCCCCGGATACCCCACCCCCAGTCGGCCCCCAGCCACACCCCCAACCCCTACCCCCTCGAGCCACCCGAATCGAAGCACAACCCGAACTACGACACGCTCTCCAAGCCGCCGCGGCGAGTCAAGTCCACCGACCAGCTCCTGGCGCTGGGCGACG is part of the Salminus brasiliensis unplaced genomic scaffold, fSalBra1.hap2 scaffold_114, whole genome shotgun sequence genome and harbors:
- the shisa7a gene encoding protein shisa-7 isoform X1 — translated: MFSHKKITMPTLGAGVCVTLCFLLISAPLIARSAGAADPMRARNVPRRPTSAPTVSPRPSSWGFLLQARGGRKGLLGRQRSTLVTAETPPRPQAQVMLSKNDTANALKPPLGAAQVAPPPRRLVEVDVCRGYYDVMGQYDLTFNCSKDDFIYCCGTCHYRFCCPDRSRRLDQNICHNYHSPVWANTAPPGTKPPNHIPDPDLSRIEQSNNTIYVIGGVISFTVAVAVAIKVAFHKASRQPRNRELNMPRALVDMLRHQSSPVQQGERNNSVALGTEREGGGGGQGTLGRPPKNLYPTLQSKDNRLGNLQHNFIHTSGSSPKHTATIEHAPRMNNMQLATGGTLKPSKHTNAMKPQPSFHHSLHNLAQLPPSYEAAMKPEMNRYSSLKRLEKGGLEEYSGYCTTKRRPNNAPPSFHSSQHHLPWGGDYTLGGRGTLPTHATRPRIPHPQSAPSHTPNPYPLEPPESKHNPNYDTLSKPPRRVKSTDQLLALGDGNTLSRMSKNQQHQYYKAMNAAASKNSNTQNTLRKSKERLLMSPDHLEEEVGVGEYGGGGGGMGMGDYTGGGGMVPTLPRMGHQKAQSQQNVCATPSLDRHHMIKMNSHPTSGREQERNAAAMSGHLGGGGGGGIGWSEMQGTGVVMGTGTLAGHSARRLAFAAKRQNTIEQLHFIPGGGGPGGGGVARNQEVRTGSKNEVTV
- the shisa7a gene encoding protein shisa-7 isoform X2 produces the protein MFSHKKITMPTLGAGVCVTLCFLLISAPLIARSAGAADPMRARNVPRRPTSAPTVSPRPSSWGFLLQARGGRKGLLGRQRSTLVTAETPPRPQAQVMLSKNDTANALKPPLGAAQVAPPPRRLVEVDVCRGYYDVMGQYDLTFNCSKDDFIYCCGTCHYRFCCPDRSRRLDQNICHNYHSPVWANTAPPGTKPPNHIPDPDLSRIEQSNNTIYVIGGVISFTVAVAVAIKVAFHKASRQPRNRELNMPRALVDMLRHQSSPVQQGERNNSVALGTEREGGGGGQGTLGRPPKNLYPTLQSKDNRQHAPRMNNMQLATGGTLKPSKHTNAMKPQPSFHHSLHNLAQLPPSYEAAMKPEMNRYSSLKRLEKGGLEEYSGYCTTKRRPNNAPPSFHSSQHHLPWGGDYTLGGRGTLPTHATRPRIPHPQSAPSHTPNPYPLEPPESKHNPNYDTLSKPPRRVKSTDQLLALGDGNTLSRMSKNQQHQYYKAMNAAASKNSNTQNTLRKSKERLLMSPDHLEEEVGVGEYGGGGGGMGMGDYTGGGGMVPTLPRMGHQKAQSQQNVCATPSLDRHHMIKMNSHPTSGREQERNAAAMSGHLGGGGGGGIGWSEMQGTGVVMGTGTLAGHSARRLAFAAKRQNTIEQLHFIPGGGGPGGGGVARNQEVRTGSKNEVTV